Proteins co-encoded in one Halorussus vallis genomic window:
- a CDS encoding HalOD1 output domain-containing protein has product MRNNGDSGELVYEIDDDESVSEAIPTAVGVVSGAEVTELTPLYTVVSPDALDALFAPCEDDTPRNGRCSVAFAYESYRVNVQGTDRVRISERE; this is encoded by the coding sequence ATGAGGAACAACGGCGACAGCGGTGAGTTGGTCTACGAAATCGACGACGACGAGTCGGTTTCCGAGGCGATTCCGACCGCCGTCGGAGTGGTTTCGGGGGCCGAAGTCACGGAACTCACCCCGCTCTACACCGTCGTCAGTCCGGACGCTCTGGACGCACTCTTTGCCCCTTGCGAAGACGATACGCCGCGAAACGGCCGGTGCTCTGTCGCCTTCGCTTACGAATCGTACAGGGTGAACGTGCAGGGGACCGACCGCGTCCGCATCTCCGAGCGGGAGTGA
- a CDS encoding inositol-3-phosphate synthase — MSGTGVWFVGARGNIATTAMVGALAVARGEIDRTGMVTANEPYADLDMPAVSEFVFGGHDVRDGNVLETAREIADRNGTPAESVVETVAADLREIEDRIERGTARNCGERVESLADGDPLGDLSAAETVEQFREDLRAFEREAELDRVIVVNVASTEPSVADPGKYDTREAFERAVEDDDSDLPASSLYAYAALSEGYPYANFTPSAGSSLGGIRELAREEGVPHMGDDGKTGESLVKATLAPMFAGRNLRVLSWEGHNILGNTDGQVLEDDRNKQGKLDSKGAILDEILPDIGHNRVRIDYTPSLDDWKTAWDYVHFEGFLDTQMKMQFTWEGSDSALAAPLVLDIARLLDHADRNGEAGLQTHLASFFKDPQGVEVHDLSRQFELLDGYAKRHREGEGDGREKPEPAAEPTD, encoded by the coding sequence ATGAGCGGAACCGGCGTCTGGTTCGTCGGCGCGCGCGGCAACATCGCCACGACGGCGATGGTCGGCGCGCTGGCGGTCGCTCGCGGCGAAATCGACCGAACCGGCATGGTGACCGCCAACGAACCCTACGCCGACCTCGACATGCCGGCCGTCTCGGAGTTCGTCTTCGGCGGCCACGACGTCCGGGACGGGAACGTCCTGGAGACGGCCCGCGAGATTGCCGACCGGAACGGCACGCCCGCCGAGTCGGTGGTCGAAACCGTCGCCGCCGACCTCCGCGAAATCGAGGACCGTATCGAACGGGGTACCGCACGTAACTGCGGCGAGCGCGTCGAATCGCTCGCCGACGGCGACCCCCTCGGCGACCTATCGGCGGCCGAAACCGTCGAGCAGTTCCGCGAGGACCTCCGAGCCTTCGAGCGCGAGGCGGAGTTGGACCGGGTTATCGTCGTCAACGTCGCCTCGACGGAGCCGTCGGTCGCCGACCCCGGAAAGTACGACACCCGCGAAGCGTTCGAGCGGGCGGTCGAGGACGACGACTCGGACCTGCCCGCGAGTTCGCTGTACGCCTACGCCGCGCTCTCGGAGGGCTACCCCTACGCGAACTTCACGCCGAGCGCGGGGAGTTCGCTCGGCGGCATCCGCGAGTTGGCCCGCGAGGAGGGTGTCCCGCACATGGGCGACGACGGGAAGACCGGCGAGTCGCTGGTGAAGGCCACGCTCGCGCCCATGTTCGCCGGGCGAAACCTCCGAGTGCTGTCGTGGGAGGGTCACAACATCCTCGGCAACACCGACGGACAGGTGCTCGAAGACGACCGCAACAAGCAGGGGAAACTCGACAGCAAGGGCGCCATCTTAGACGAGATTCTCCCGGACATCGGCCACAACCGGGTGCGAATCGACTACACGCCCTCGCTGGACGACTGGAAGACGGCGTGGGACTACGTCCACTTCGAGGGCTTCCTCGACACCCAGATGAAGATGCAGTTCACCTGGGAGGGTTCGGACTCGGCGCTGGCCGCCCCGCTGGTGCTGGACATCGCGCGCCTGCTCGACCACGCCGACCGGAACGGCGAGGCGGGCCTCCAGACCCACCTCGCGTCGTTCTTCAAGGACCCCCAGGGCGTCGAGGTCCACGACCTCTCCCGGCAATTCGAACTGCTGGACGGGTACGCGAAGCGACACCGCGAAGGCGAGGGAGACGGCCGCGAGAAGCCCGAACCGGCCGCCGAACCCACGGACTGA
- a CDS encoding glycosyltransferase family 4 protein, with translation MRIAMLSDGYPPWERGGAQKIAAQCAEGYVERGHDVLVVTAVTDRSARGRAVENGVRVRKCWSPKPRAVLPYLTLHNPFVVRKVGRALDAFDPDIVHAHNAHYLSNASLRAAAARAPVCKTFHDAGTVSYGELTGYLASHRDSDDDAESGPPVGGPDSHADVRPAEYRVNPLQQLRREGLRYNPIRNRRNRQTINRYTELGVGVSDALRTALRANGLDCGETVRNGVDAAAVTDAGDPAAFWERYGLDGPFALFGGRTSYNKGGAHLGRAFGSIADEVPDAKLVVTGDGEYVDRMRELADAAGSDEGSETASDRVVSTGWIPREELCAALRAATVVATPSVHLDPFPTLNLEAFAAGTPVVTSTFGGADELVTDGEDGHVVNPFDVPALADRLRELLADPGRAAALGERGRRKVRREFTVAEQVETYLALLDSLVEE, from the coding sequence ATGCGCATCGCAATGCTCTCCGACGGCTACCCGCCGTGGGAGCGCGGCGGGGCCCAGAAGATCGCCGCCCAGTGCGCGGAGGGGTACGTCGAGCGCGGTCACGACGTGCTGGTCGTGACGGCGGTGACCGACCGCTCGGCCCGCGGCCGAGCGGTCGAGAACGGGGTTCGCGTCCGGAAGTGCTGGTCGCCGAAACCCCGGGCGGTCCTGCCGTATCTCACCCTCCACAACCCCTTCGTCGTCCGGAAGGTCGGGCGTGCACTCGACGCGTTCGACCCGGACATCGTTCACGCGCACAACGCCCACTACCTCTCGAACGCGAGCCTCCGGGCCGCGGCCGCGCGGGCGCCCGTCTGCAAGACCTTCCACGACGCCGGGACGGTTTCGTACGGCGAACTGACCGGCTACCTGGCCTCCCATCGGGACTCGGACGACGACGCCGAGTCGGGTCCGCCGGTCGGCGGACCCGACTCGCACGCCGACGTTCGACCCGCCGAGTACCGCGTGAACCCGCTCCAGCAGCTCCGTCGAGAGGGTCTGCGGTACAACCCGATACGCAACCGACGCAACCGACAAACCATTAATCGCTATACAGAATTGGGCGTCGGCGTGAGCGACGCGCTCCGAACCGCGCTCCGCGCGAACGGCCTGGACTGCGGGGAGACGGTTCGAAACGGCGTCGACGCCGCGGCGGTCACCGACGCGGGCGACCCCGCGGCGTTCTGGGAGCGCTACGGTCTCGACGGTCCGTTCGCGCTGTTCGGCGGGCGAACGAGCTATAACAAGGGCGGCGCCCATCTCGGACGGGCATTCGGGTCCATCGCCGACGAGGTACCGGACGCGAAACTGGTCGTAACCGGCGACGGCGAGTACGTCGACCGAATGCGCGAACTGGCCGACGCCGCAGGGTCGGACGAGGGGTCGGAGACGGCGAGCGACCGCGTAGTCTCGACCGGGTGGATTCCGCGGGAGGAACTGTGCGCCGCGCTCCGGGCCGCGACGGTCGTGGCCACGCCGTCGGTGCACCTCGACCCGTTTCCGACGCTGAACCTCGAGGCGTTCGCGGCGGGGACGCCCGTCGTGACCTCGACATTCGGCGGCGCGGACGAACTGGTGACCGACGGCGAGGACGGCCACGTGGTGAACCCCTTCGACGTCCCGGCGCTGGCCGACCGCCTGCGGGAGTTGCTCGCCGACCCGGGGCGAGCAGCGGCGCTGGGCGAGCGCGGCCGCCGAAAGGTCCGTCGGGAGTTCACGGTCGCCGAGCAGGTCGAGACGTATCTGGCGTTACTGGACTCGCTCGTCGAGGAGTAG
- a CDS encoding SPW repeat protein, translating into MSNTRTANDRATTDDAGTTGGWISALVALVGGWIVVSAFLFAPMPAANFWNDIIVGAAIGIIAGYNAIKTDDFETISTGAAGLVALLGLWMILAPFVFETATATAFWSDVISGAIVAVLAGYNAYQARSTTRRTTTAEAEGR; encoded by the coding sequence ATGAGTAACACGAGAACTGCGAACGACAGAGCGACGACCGACGACGCCGGCACCACCGGCGGGTGGATCTCGGCGCTGGTAGCGCTCGTCGGCGGCTGGATCGTCGTCAGTGCGTTCCTCTTCGCGCCGATGCCCGCCGCGAACTTCTGGAACGACATCATCGTCGGCGCCGCCATCGGCATCATCGCGGGGTACAACGCCATCAAGACCGACGACTTCGAAACCATCAGCACCGGCGCGGCCGGCCTCGTCGCCCTGCTGGGGCTGTGGATGATACTCGCGCCGTTCGTCTTCGAGACCGCGACCGCGACGGCGTTCTGGAGCGACGTCATCTCCGGCGCCATCGTCGCCGTGCTCGCGGGCTACAACGCCTACCAGGCGCGCTCGACGACCCGCCGAACCACGACCGCCGAGGCCGAAGGTCGGTAG
- a CDS encoding glycosyltransferase family 2 protein, which translates to MFVSVVLPTYDRASVLGGAIESVLAQTHEEFELLVVDGGSTDGTPEVVSSFDDDRIRYRRRDEREGVSAARNTGIEAAEGEAVAFLDSDDRWHPEKLARQVAALAEGGDDCGVVYTGIVKADADGEPLSRSGASGDVREEIRTLSVPTYTSTLLARRDALRACGGFDERLGCFEDWDLCLRLARDWRFEYVDAPLVAKGTDTANVSADPDRLARAVRRIFEKHDLPDAARAQFLADAGKTHCEAGRLADARPYLRRALALDVRPLAAAAYALSLTDSPAAYDAGMAAVNTVERRFSESTGD; encoded by the coding sequence ATGTTCGTCAGCGTCGTCCTGCCGACCTACGACCGGGCGTCGGTCCTCGGCGGCGCCATCGAGAGCGTGCTGGCCCAGACCCACGAGGAGTTCGAACTCCTGGTCGTCGACGGCGGGTCGACCGACGGGACTCCCGAGGTGGTCTCGTCGTTCGACGACGACCGGATTCGGTACCGCCGCCGCGACGAGCGCGAGGGGGTGAGCGCCGCGCGGAACACCGGCATCGAGGCCGCCGAGGGGGAAGCAGTCGCGTTCCTCGACTCCGACGACCGCTGGCACCCCGAGAAACTGGCCCGGCAGGTCGCCGCCCTCGCGGAGGGCGGCGACGACTGTGGCGTCGTCTACACCGGCATCGTCAAGGCCGACGCCGACGGCGAACCGCTCTCGCGGTCGGGAGCGTCGGGCGACGTGCGCGAGGAGATTCGCACGCTGTCGGTGCCGACCTACACCTCCACGCTACTGGCCCGCCGAGACGCCCTCCGGGCGTGCGGCGGCTTCGACGAGCGACTCGGCTGTTTCGAGGACTGGGACCTCTGTCTGCGCCTGGCCCGCGACTGGCGGTTCGAGTACGTGGACGCTCCGCTGGTGGCCAAGGGCACCGACACCGCGAACGTCTCGGCCGACCCCGACCGCTTGGCACGCGCGGTTCGACGCATCTTCGAGAAACACGACCTGCCCGACGCCGCGCGCGCCCAGTTCCTCGCCGACGCGGGCAAGACCCACTGCGAGGCGGGCCGCCTCGCGGACGCGCGCCCCTACCTCCGGCGGGCGCTCGCGCTGGACGTCCGTCCCCTCGCAGCGGCCGCGTACGCCCTCTCACTGACGGATTCTCCGGCCGCGTACGACGCCGGAATGGCGGCAGTAAACACCGTCGAACGCCGATTCTCGGAATCAACGGGCGATTAA
- a CDS encoding DUF7553 family protein — MSSLPPVIDIRDDLDAARESTGDDLNDEFETIRDRLDAFAERDRAGSDSEGVLDEIDNQLLRLEERTDGDASRRIAAARNRIHIYRDSLDETASGLAVVESTARDRAEREAAAASNDPETSDADGGEASSTEARSGRRGNAAQSSDADDGRQVAQDRILPVGEVTVTVTVANGGDDRTVAPVVTIYDEHGDDLGSASGPPVEIEAGEQRRIEIDVDVPKDGSYYATSLVEADGDDRVGRDQNEYNTDTVT; from the coding sequence ATGTCATCGCTACCGCCAGTAATCGATATCAGAGACGACCTCGACGCCGCCAGGGAGAGTACCGGCGACGACCTGAACGACGAGTTCGAGACGATTCGGGACCGACTCGACGCGTTCGCCGAGCGGGACCGGGCTGGCTCGGACAGCGAGGGGGTGCTGGACGAGATAGACAACCAGCTCCTTCGACTCGAAGAGCGCACCGACGGCGACGCCTCGCGCCGAATCGCCGCGGCCCGAAATCGAATCCACATCTACCGCGACTCGCTCGACGAGACCGCGTCGGGGCTCGCGGTGGTCGAGTCGACCGCTCGCGACCGGGCCGAGCGCGAGGCCGCGGCGGCGTCGAACGACCCCGAAACTTCGGACGCCGACGGCGGGGAAGCGTCGAGCACCGAAGCCCGGAGCGGCCGTCGAGGGAACGCGGCCCAATCGAGCGACGCCGACGACGGTCGGCAGGTCGCCCAGGACCGGATTCTGCCGGTCGGCGAGGTCACCGTGACGGTGACGGTCGCGAACGGCGGCGACGACCGCACGGTCGCGCCGGTCGTCACCATCTACGACGAGCACGGCGACGACCTGGGGTCGGCCAGCGGGCCGCCGGTCGAAATCGAGGCCGGCGAACAGCGCCGCATCGAAATCGACGTGGACGTCCCCAAGGACGGGTCGTACTACGCCACGTCGCTGGTCGAGGCCGACGGCGACGACCGCGTCGGCCGCGACCAGAACGAGTACAACACGGACACGGTAACGTAG
- a CDS encoding erythromycin esterase family protein, with amino-acid sequence MATHDRATAGTGGIERAADAIDERAEPLDEDAVSRIADELEDESFVLFGEASHGTSEYYRWRARLTAELVERGEASFVAVEGDWTDCYEVNRWIRGNRTDENASDVLGEFDRWPTWMWANWEVAALVERLRAYNRDRPAEEEVGFYGLDVYSLFESMEAVIAFLEDFDPEAAERARDAYRCFEPYGEDAREYGRSTRIVPDDCEDEVIEIRAELRRDFEDASDDAESEDRFAAEQNALVAKNAEEYYRTMVRGSDESWNVRDRHMAETLDRLAERNDVAGDGGTAIVWAHNTHVGDARATDMPDRGRLNLGQLVRERHGDEDTAIVGFGTHRGSVIAANSWGADHEEMRVPEAREGSVGDVFHRGRGEDCWLVDTDDPALRERRGHRAIGVVYDPERESFNYVPTNLAERYDLFVHVEESTALHPLHPEPEMRESPDLYPWGV; translated from the coding sequence ATGGCGACCCACGACCGAGCGACGGCCGGAACCGGGGGTATCGAACGCGCCGCCGACGCCATCGACGAACGCGCCGAACCGCTCGACGAGGACGCGGTGTCGCGCATCGCCGACGAACTCGAAGACGAGTCGTTCGTGCTGTTCGGCGAGGCCAGCCACGGCACTTCGGAGTACTACCGCTGGCGCGCCAGGCTCACCGCCGAACTCGTCGAGCGCGGTGAAGCCTCGTTCGTCGCGGTCGAGGGCGACTGGACCGACTGCTACGAGGTGAACCGCTGGATCCGAGGGAATCGGACGGACGAGAACGCCTCGGACGTGCTCGGCGAGTTCGACCGATGGCCCACCTGGATGTGGGCCAACTGGGAGGTCGCGGCGCTGGTCGAACGCCTCCGGGCGTACAACCGCGACAGACCCGCCGAGGAGGAAGTCGGCTTCTACGGCCTCGACGTCTACAGCCTGTTCGAGTCGATGGAGGCCGTGATAGCGTTCCTCGAAGACTTCGACCCGGAGGCCGCCGAGCGCGCCCGGGACGCCTACCGGTGTTTCGAACCGTACGGGGAGGACGCCCGGGAGTACGGCCGGTCGACCCGCATCGTCCCGGACGACTGCGAGGACGAGGTGATCGAGATCCGGGCCGAACTCCGCCGGGACTTCGAGGACGCGAGCGACGACGCCGAGTCCGAGGACCGCTTCGCCGCCGAACAGAACGCGCTGGTCGCGAAGAACGCCGAGGAGTACTATCGGACGATGGTCCGGGGGAGCGACGAGTCGTGGAACGTCCGGGACCGCCACATGGCCGAGACCCTCGACCGCCTCGCCGAGCGCAACGACGTCGCGGGCGACGGCGGCACCGCCATCGTCTGGGCGCACAACACCCACGTCGGCGACGCCCGCGCGACCGACATGCCCGACCGCGGGCGACTCAACCTCGGCCAACTCGTCCGCGAACGCCACGGCGACGAGGACACCGCCATCGTCGGCTTCGGCACCCACCGCGGGTCGGTCATCGCCGCCAACTCGTGGGGCGCCGACCACGAGGAGATGCGCGTCCCGGAAGCCCGCGAGGGGAGCGTCGGCGACGTCTTCCACCGGGGGCGCGGCGAGGACTGCTGGCTCGTCGACACCGACGACCCGGCGCTCAGAGAGCGCCGGGGCCACCGGGCCATCGGCGTGGTCTACGACCCCGAGCGCGAGAGCTTCAACTATGTGCCGACGAACCTCGCCGAGCGCTACGACCTGTTCGTCCACGTCGAGGAGTCGACCGCGCTCCACCCGCTCCACCCCGAACCGGAGATGCGAGAGAGCCCCGACCTGTACCCGTGGGGCGTGTGA
- a CDS encoding sulfatase gives MGQRKPNVLLLVVDACRYDYLRGARAETPATDAFAEEATDFRRAISAAPWTLPSVTSMLTGKLPHEHGATSRGFEPDDGWTVVDDLREAGYECVHFSPKTWIGDWLPQGRGFDRVEEFTGPEHRYFEDGTDVRHLSEGVARGPEWYATVLRRALESENPAKSLGNAAMYKYREATEDAWLDDVRASERAAELADAQFADLADGDEPFFAYVHLMDPHLPFYVPEEFRSPVRPPGCESYDEELDYLDDLMDDLWAIRLGDRRLSDAELRYLRRRYADEVEYADRVIGEILDSISQHGIYDDTLVVLTADHGEHLGEGDGRTLLDHQTSVGLTLVRVPLLARYPGRFGPAERDDLVQTTHVAETVRALAGLEYDPARSLLAEDRDIDSDADEATRRGPGDADAEVALAEYAGVVPAHPPEGVEDERLFRTRNTAVAGEWKLDAVGDERRARRIDWTENETEAVPLDSVPARVRERLESALAEAAPTPPRRAPGEQSVPASVAENLEKLGYR, from the coding sequence ATGGGACAGCGGAAGCCGAACGTCCTCCTCCTCGTCGTCGACGCCTGTCGGTACGACTACCTCCGGGGAGCGCGCGCCGAGACGCCCGCGACCGACGCGTTCGCCGAGGAAGCGACCGACTTCCGGCGAGCGATCAGCGCGGCGCCGTGGACGCTGCCGAGCGTCACGAGCATGCTCACCGGGAAGCTCCCCCACGAGCACGGCGCCACCTCGCGGGGGTTCGAACCGGACGACGGCTGGACGGTCGTCGACGACCTCCGGGAGGCGGGCTACGAGTGCGTGCACTTCTCGCCGAAGACGTGGATCGGCGACTGGCTCCCGCAGGGTCGGGGGTTCGACCGCGTCGAGGAGTTCACCGGGCCGGAGCATCGCTACTTCGAGGACGGCACCGACGTGCGCCACCTCTCGGAGGGCGTCGCCCGCGGGCCGGAGTGGTACGCGACCGTCCTCCGGCGAGCACTCGAGTCCGAGAACCCCGCCAAGAGCCTCGGAAACGCGGCGATGTACAAGTACCGCGAGGCGACCGAGGACGCCTGGCTGGACGACGTCCGGGCCAGCGAGCGCGCCGCCGAACTCGCCGACGCGCAGTTCGCCGACCTGGCCGACGGCGACGAACCGTTCTTCGCGTACGTCCACCTGATGGACCCGCACCTCCCCTTCTACGTCCCCGAGGAGTTTCGGTCGCCGGTTCGCCCGCCCGGCTGCGAGAGTTACGACGAAGAACTCGACTATCTCGACGACCTGATGGACGACCTCTGGGCGATTCGGCTCGGCGACCGCCGACTCTCGGACGCCGAACTTCGGTATCTCCGCCGACGGTACGCCGACGAGGTCGAGTACGCCGACCGCGTCATCGGCGAAATCCTCGATTCCATATCGCAACATGGGATTTACGACGACACGCTGGTCGTCCTGACCGCCGATCACGGCGAACACCTCGGGGAGGGCGACGGACGGACCCTGCTCGACCACCAGACCTCAGTCGGCCTCACGCTGGTTCGAGTGCCACTCTTGGCACGCTACCCCGGGCGATTCGGCCCCGCCGAGCGCGACGACCTCGTCCAGACGACCCACGTCGCCGAAACCGTCCGGGCGCTCGCTGGCCTGGAGTACGACCCGGCGCGTTCGCTCCTCGCCGAGGACCGGGACATCGACTCGGACGCCGACGAAGCCACCCGCCGAGGACCCGGCGACGCCGACGCGGAGGTCGCGCTCGCGGAGTACGCGGGCGTCGTCCCCGCCCATCCGCCCGAGGGGGTCGAGGACGAGCGACTGTTCCGGACCCGCAACACCGCCGTCGCCGGCGAGTGGAAACTCGACGCCGTGGGCGACGAGCGCCGCGCCCGGCGAATCGACTGGACCGAAAACGAAACCGAGGCGGTCCCGCTCGATTCGGTACCCGCACGCGTGCGCGAGAGGCTCGAAAGTGCGCTCGCCGAGGCGGCGCCGACGCCGCCTCGGCGAGCGCCGGGCGAGCAGTCCGTGCCCGCCTCGGTCGCGGAGAACCTGGAGAAACTCGGATACCGCTGA
- a CDS encoding DUF63 family protein, with protein MVLPEGFALPPLRYLLPLLAAVALVGWALVRSNPTVTDRTVLALVPWVPVGSSLHVLYVVEWAPAAIAPLLGTPSVYLTTFVVAGAVWLVAEAAETGVERTVAATGTVAALAVVGYALARGASGGLLVFWPLVGLVVAVGLTAALWAATRATYPRVAATTGAVGALALFGHALDAVSTAVGVDLLGFGERTPVSRVVLEVAAGLPTADLIGVGWLFVLVKLAIAEVVVVLFADLVAEDPTQGYLLLGGVAAVGLGPGVHNLLLFALAG; from the coding sequence ATGGTACTGCCAGAGGGGTTCGCTCTCCCGCCGTTACGCTACCTGCTTCCGCTGCTCGCGGCGGTGGCGCTGGTCGGGTGGGCGCTAGTTCGGTCGAACCCCACCGTCACCGACCGGACCGTCCTCGCGCTCGTCCCCTGGGTGCCGGTCGGGTCGAGCCTCCACGTCCTCTACGTGGTCGAGTGGGCACCCGCGGCCATCGCGCCGCTGCTGGGCACGCCGTCGGTGTATCTCACGACGTTCGTCGTCGCCGGAGCCGTCTGGCTCGTCGCCGAGGCCGCCGAAACCGGCGTCGAGCGGACCGTCGCGGCGACGGGCACCGTCGCCGCGCTCGCCGTCGTGGGTTACGCGCTCGCTCGCGGCGCGAGCGGCGGACTGCTCGTGTTCTGGCCGCTGGTCGGCCTCGTCGTCGCCGTCGGCCTGACCGCGGCGCTCTGGGCCGCGACGCGTGCGACCTACCCCCGCGTGGCCGCCACCACCGGTGCGGTCGGCGCGCTCGCGCTGTTCGGCCACGCGCTCGACGCCGTCTCGACCGCAGTCGGCGTCGACCTGCTGGGCTTCGGCGAGCGGACGCCCGTCTCGCGGGTCGTCCTCGAAGTCGCGGCGGGCCTGCCGACCGCCGACCTCATCGGCGTCGGGTGGCTGTTCGTCCTCGTGAAACTCGCCATCGCCGAGGTGGTCGTCGTGCTGTTCGCCGACCTCGTGGCCGAGGACCCGACGCAGGGCTACCTCCTGCTCGGCGGCGTCGCGGCCGTCGGACTCGGTCCGGGCGTCCACAACCTCCTGCTGTTCGCGCTCGCGGGCTGA
- a CDS encoding helix-turn-helix domain-containing protein: MRISVLAEFVFPADEFVLADTLTAVPDMHIEIQRVVAGEERVTPYFWASGGDFAAFEQAIRGDSTIQEVLTLKDGQGDERFYRVAWKSNPPDLLSALSEAKATILEAVRDDGSKWRLKILFPDQDALSAFHDFCAENGIQFEVERIYHSENPQEEAEYGVTEEQQEALVAAFEADYFRVPRDVTLTELADELGISRNALSARLRRGQHNLLSRTLVHDEEHRV; this comes from the coding sequence TTGCGAATAAGCGTTTTGGCAGAGTTCGTCTTCCCGGCGGACGAGTTCGTCTTGGCGGACACTCTAACCGCCGTGCCGGACATGCACATCGAAATCCAGCGGGTCGTCGCGGGCGAAGAGCGCGTCACTCCGTACTTCTGGGCGAGCGGTGGAGATTTCGCCGCGTTCGAACAGGCGATTCGCGGCGATTCGACGATTCAAGAGGTACTCACCCTCAAAGACGGCCAGGGGGACGAGCGATTCTACCGCGTGGCGTGGAAGTCGAACCCTCCGGACCTCCTCTCGGCGCTTTCGGAGGCCAAGGCGACGATTCTCGAAGCCGTCCGCGACGACGGCTCGAAGTGGAGGCTCAAAATCCTGTTCCCGGACCAGGACGCGCTGTCCGCATTTCACGACTTCTGCGCGGAGAACGGAATTCAGTTCGAAGTCGAACGCATCTACCACTCCGAGAATCCGCAGGAGGAGGCCGAGTACGGGGTCACGGAAGAGCAGCAGGAAGCGTTAGTGGCTGCGTTCGAAGCGGACTACTTCCGCGTCCCGCGAGACGTAACGCTGACCGAACTGGCGGACGAACTCGGAATCTCTCGGAACGCGTTGTCCGCTCGCCTTCGACGCGGGCAACACAATCTCCTCTCGCGCACGCTCGTCCACGACGAGGAGCACCGGGTGTAG
- a CDS encoding DUF7835 family putative zinc beta-ribbon protein, whose translation MSHPEHFGGREAASDPVDAADPVEDPDSVLEACEACGEETPHIVSIEILTESQKRENAAFSREPYRVTECRVCGETTQQRMNNA comes from the coding sequence ATGAGTCACCCCGAGCACTTCGGCGGGCGCGAAGCAGCGTCCGACCCGGTCGACGCGGCCGACCCCGTCGAGGACCCCGACAGCGTCCTCGAGGCCTGCGAGGCCTGCGGCGAGGAGACGCCCCACATCGTCTCCATCGAGATACTCACCGAGAGTCAGAAGCGAGAGAACGCCGCGTTCTCGCGCGAACCGTACCGCGTCACCGAGTGTCGGGTCTGCGGCGAAACCACCCAACAGCGGATGAACAACGCGTAG